A single window of Martelella sp. NC20 DNA harbors:
- a CDS encoding aspartate carbamoyltransferase catalytic subunit has translation MVFFPHRHLIGIKGLSPIDVETLLDKAEEAIAFNRSRQKKNSVLRGLTQINLFFEASTRTQASFELAGKRLGADVMNMSVGNSSVKKGETLIDTAMTLNAMHPDVLVIRHSSAGAAELLSQKVACSVINAGDGAHEHPTQALLDALTIRQAKGRLDNIVVAICGDILHSRVARSNIILLNTMGARVRVVGPATLLPAGIRDMSVEVCDTMEEGLKDADVVMMLRLQRERMSGSFVPSVREYFHFWGLDREKLKAAKDDALVMHPGPMNRGVEIASEVADGPQSVIERQVEMGVAVRMAVMETLMLSENGGPRA, from the coding sequence ATGGTCTTCTTTCCCCACCGACACCTGATCGGCATAAAGGGGCTCTCTCCCATCGATGTCGAAACCCTTCTCGACAAGGCCGAAGAGGCGATCGCCTTCAACCGGTCACGCCAGAAGAAGAACAGCGTGCTGCGCGGCCTAACCCAGATCAACCTGTTCTTCGAGGCCTCGACCCGGACCCAGGCCTCGTTCGAACTGGCCGGCAAAAGGCTCGGCGCGGATGTGATGAACATGTCGGTCGGCAATTCCTCGGTCAAGAAGGGCGAGACGCTGATCGATACGGCGATGACGCTGAACGCCATGCATCCCGATGTTCTGGTGATCCGCCACTCCTCGGCGGGGGCTGCCGAACTCCTGTCCCAGAAGGTCGCCTGCTCGGTGATCAATGCCGGCGACGGCGCGCATGAACATCCGACCCAGGCGCTGCTCGATGCACTGACGATCAGGCAGGCAAAGGGCCGGCTCGACAATATCGTGGTGGCGATCTGCGGCGATATCCTGCATTCGCGCGTCGCCCGCTCCAACATCATCCTGCTCAACACGATGGGCGCCCGGGTGCGGGTCGTGGGTCCGGCGACGCTGCTGCCCGCCGGCATCCGCGACATGAGCGTCGAGGTCTGCGACACGATGGAGGAAGGGCTGAAGGACGCCGATGTGGTGATGATGCTCCGTCTCCAGCGCGAGCGCATGTCCGGCTCCTTCGTGCCTTCGGTGCGCGAATATTTCCATTTCTGGGGGCTCGACCGCGAGAAGCTGAAGGCGGCCAAGGACGATGCGCTGGTGATGCATCCCGGCCCCATGAACCGCGGCGTCGAAATCGCCTCCGAGGTCGCCGACGGCCCGCAGAGCGTGATCGAGCGGCAGGTGGAAATGGGGGTCGCCGTGCGCATGGCTGTGATGGAGACGCTGATGCTTTCGGAAAACGGAGGGCCGCGCGCATGA
- the topA gene encoding type I DNA topoisomerase, which translates to MDLVVVESPAKAKTINKYLGKDYKVLASFGHVRDLPAKDGSVLPDDDFAMLWKVDTASAKRVKDIADAMKNADGLILATDPDREGEAISWHVLDLLNKKKLLKDKPVKRVVFNAITKKSVLDAMANPRDIDEALVNAYLARRALDYLVGFNLSPVLWRKLPGARSAGRVQSVALRLVCERESEIERFIPEEYWSIVADLKTPRNDAFEARLVLADGKRVQKNSIKTGEQAERIRVLLETASYSVKSVEAKPVRRNPGPPFTTSTLQQAASSRLGFSASRTMQVAQRLYEGISLGGEAAGLITYMRTDGVSMAPEAIAAARDAIGDQFGTRYLPEQARGYSVKAKNAQEAHEAIRPTDFTRTPQSVRKHLDSDQFRLYDLIWKRGIASQMASAEMERTTAEIEAANGGEIVGLRAVGTIVRFDGFLAAYTDNQEEKTPSDDGDDDGRLPEINQGESVAKEKIRATQHFTEPPPRFSEASLIKRLEELGIGRPSTYASTLATLRDREYVTIENRKLTPEPKGRLVTAFLENFFSRYVEYDFTAELEEKLDRISDGSLEWKQVLRDFWKDFFAQVEGTKELRVTNVLDALNEALAPLVFPKREDGGDPRQCQACGTGQLSLKLGKYGAFVGCSNYPECNFTRQLSGDAEAANGGVNPNEPNELGTDPETGDPVTLRSGRFGPYVQRGDGKEAKRSSLPKGWKPEDIDLEKALRLLALPRDVGSHPEDGKMITAGLGRYGPFVLHDGTYANLESIDEVFAVGVNRAVAAIADKKANGGRRGATAKALKSLGDHPEGGEVTVNEGRYGPYVKWGKINATIPKGKEPQSVTMEEAVPLLAARAEKAGLKKPAKKAAAKKPAAKKTAAKKTTTRKTASAKKTAEAEGDNS; encoded by the coding sequence ATGGACCTTGTTGTTGTAGAGTCGCCCGCCAAAGCCAAGACAATCAACAAATATCTCGGCAAGGACTACAAGGTTCTCGCCTCTTTCGGCCATGTCCGTGATCTGCCTGCCAAGGATGGATCGGTCCTGCCCGATGATGATTTCGCGATGTTATGGAAGGTCGACACCGCATCGGCCAAGCGGGTCAAGGATATCGCCGACGCGATGAAAAACGCCGACGGCCTGATCCTCGCGACCGACCCGGACAGGGAAGGCGAAGCCATTTCCTGGCATGTTCTCGACCTGCTGAACAAGAAAAAACTGCTGAAGGACAAGCCGGTCAAGCGGGTGGTGTTCAACGCGATCACCAAGAAGTCGGTGCTCGACGCCATGGCCAATCCGCGCGATATCGATGAAGCGCTGGTCAATGCCTATCTGGCGCGGCGCGCGCTCGACTATCTCGTCGGCTTCAACCTGTCGCCGGTCTTGTGGCGCAAGCTTCCCGGCGCCCGCTCGGCGGGCCGGGTGCAATCCGTGGCGCTGCGTCTGGTCTGCGAACGCGAAAGCGAGATCGAGCGCTTCATTCCCGAGGAATACTGGAGCATTGTCGCCGACCTGAAGACCCCGCGCAATGATGCCTTCGAGGCGCGGCTGGTGCTGGCCGACGGCAAGCGGGTTCAGAAGAATTCGATCAAGACCGGCGAACAGGCCGAGCGCATCAGGGTCTTGCTGGAGACGGCGAGCTATAGCGTCAAGAGCGTCGAGGCAAAGCCCGTCAGGCGCAATCCGGGACCGCCCTTCACCACCTCCACCCTGCAGCAGGCCGCCTCCTCGCGTCTCGGCTTTTCGGCCTCACGCACCATGCAGGTGGCGCAGCGCCTCTATGAGGGAATAAGCCTTGGCGGCGAGGCCGCCGGTCTGATCACATACATGCGTACCGACGGCGTCTCGATGGCGCCCGAGGCCATTGCCGCCGCCAGGGACGCGATCGGCGACCAGTTCGGTACGCGCTACCTTCCCGAGCAGGCGCGCGGATACTCCGTGAAGGCCAAGAACGCCCAGGAAGCCCACGAGGCGATTCGCCCGACCGATTTCACCCGCACGCCGCAATCGGTGCGCAAACATCTCGATTCCGATCAGTTCCGGCTCTACGACCTGATCTGGAAACGCGGAATCGCAAGCCAGATGGCTTCTGCGGAGATGGAGCGCACCACTGCTGAAATCGAGGCCGCCAATGGTGGCGAGATTGTCGGGCTGCGCGCAGTTGGCACCATCGTCCGCTTTGACGGTTTCCTTGCGGCCTACACCGATAATCAGGAAGAAAAGACGCCGTCCGACGACGGTGACGATGACGGACGCCTTCCCGAGATCAATCAGGGCGAGAGCGTCGCCAAGGAAAAGATCCGCGCCACCCAGCACTTCACCGAACCGCCGCCGCGGTTTTCGGAAGCATCGCTGATCAAGCGGCTCGAAGAGCTCGGCATCGGCCGCCCCTCCACCTATGCCTCGACGCTCGCCACGCTGCGCGACCGCGAATATGTGACGATCGAGAACCGCAAGCTGACGCCCGAGCCCAAGGGCCGGCTGGTGACGGCGTTCCTGGAGAATTTCTTCAGCCGTTATGTCGAATACGATTTCACCGCCGAGCTTGAGGAAAAGCTCGACAGGATTTCCGACGGCTCGCTCGAATGGAAACAGGTGCTGCGTGATTTCTGGAAGGATTTCTTCGCCCAGGTCGAAGGCACCAAGGAACTGCGCGTCACCAATGTTCTCGATGCGTTGAATGAGGCGCTGGCGCCGCTGGTGTTCCCCAAGCGCGAGGATGGCGGCGATCCGCGCCAGTGCCAGGCCTGCGGCACCGGCCAGCTTTCGCTGAAGCTCGGCAAATACGGCGCGTTCGTCGGCTGCTCGAACTATCCGGAGTGCAACTTCACCCGCCAGCTTTCCGGCGACGCGGAAGCCGCCAATGGCGGCGTCAATCCGAACGAACCCAACGAACTCGGCACCGATCCGGAAACGGGCGACCCGGTCACGCTCCGTTCCGGCCGCTTCGGCCCCTATGTCCAGCGCGGCGACGGCAAGGAGGCCAAGCGCTCCTCGCTGCCGAAGGGCTGGAAGCCGGAGGATATCGACCTTGAAAAGGCGCTCAGGCTGTTGGCGCTGCCGCGCGATGTCGGATCGCATCCCGAAGACGGCAAGATGATTACCGCGGGCCTGGGCCGCTACGGACCGTTCGTGCTTCATGACGGCACCTATGCCAATCTCGAGAGCATCGACGAGGTCTTCGCGGTCGGCGTCAACCGCGCGGTTGCCGCCATTGCCGACAAGAAGGCCAATGGCGGACGCCGGGGCGCAACAGCCAAGGCGCTGAAATCGCTCGGCGACCACCCCGAGGGCGGCGAAGTGACGGTCAATGAGGGCCGCTACGGACCTTATGTCAAATGGGGCAAGATCAACGCCACAATCCCCAAGGGCAAGGAACCGCAATCCGTGACCATGGAAGAGGCCGTGCCGCTTCTCGCCGCGCGCGCCGAAAAGGCGGGCCTGAAGAAACCCGCGAAGAAGGCCGCAGCGAAAAAGCCAGCCGCCAAAAAGACGGCGGCAAAGAAGACAACCACCAGGAAAACAGCTTCCGCGAAGAAAACCGCAGAGGCTGAAGGCGACAACAGTTGA
- the plsY gene encoding glycerol-3-phosphate 1-O-acyltransferase PlsY, which yields MPALFSFDLTATQAAIALAGGYLLGSIPFGFLITKAAGLGDIRSIGSGNIGATNVLRTGKRHLAALTLVLDALKATFAVILATTLYGSDAGLLAGAAAFIGHLFPVWLGFKGGKGVATYIGVLLGVAPAAVLIFAFVWLLIARLSRYSSLSALIATLAIPVALWIMGLPQVSLVMAILTMISWWRHKTNIERLISGTESRIGDKG from the coding sequence GTGCCGGCACTATTCTCATTCGATCTGACAGCGACACAAGCCGCGATCGCGCTTGCCGGCGGCTACCTTCTAGGCTCGATCCCGTTCGGTTTCCTGATCACGAAGGCGGCGGGCCTCGGCGATATCCGGAGCATCGGCTCCGGCAATATCGGCGCCACCAACGTGCTGCGCACCGGCAAACGGCATCTGGCAGCCCTCACCCTCGTTCTCGATGCCCTGAAGGCGACCTTTGCGGTGATCCTCGCCACCACGCTTTACGGCAGCGATGCGGGACTTCTGGCAGGGGCCGCGGCCTTCATCGGCCACCTGTTTCCCGTCTGGCTCGGCTTCAAGGGCGGCAAGGGGGTCGCGACCTATATCGGTGTGCTGCTCGGGGTCGCGCCGGCGGCGGTGCTGATCTTCGCCTTCGTCTGGCTGCTGATCGCGCGACTTTCGCGCTATTCCTCGCTTTCCGCGCTGATCGCGACGCTTGCCATACCGGTTGCCCTGTGGATAATGGGCCTACCGCAGGTTTCACTCGTCATGGCGATTTTGACGATGATCTCATGGTGGCGACACAAGACCAATATCGAGCGCCTGATTTCGGGCACCGAAAGCAGGATCGGAGACAAGGGGTGA
- the dprA gene encoding DNA-processing protein DprA: MKDRSGIALSESQRIAWLRLIRSDNVGPVTFRELINHYGSAEAALERLPELAVRGGARKRFRVASTVEAESELAVAARHKGRFVAIGEPDYPPALRAIDGAPPLLAMCGSGDVATRPAVGIVGARNASVAGAKFTAMIANVAAGAGYTVVSGLARGIDAAAHRASLFHGTLAVIAGGLDRPYPPENIELYREICGEGGVAISEMPYGWEPRARDFPRRNRLIAGCSLAVVVIEAANRSGSLITARLANECGRLVLAVPGSPLDPRAHGTNGLIKQGAMIVCSPEDVLEALAPLSQMELPIRGGADEEEAEEPPAAAPDDDDRARVAEALGPSPCEIDDLIRFSGVNAAAVQLILLELDLAGRLARHPGGKVSLI; this comes from the coding sequence TTGAAAGACCGCTCCGGCATCGCCCTTTCGGAAAGCCAGCGCATCGCCTGGCTTCGCCTGATCCGCAGCGACAATGTCGGCCCCGTTACGTTTCGCGAACTGATCAACCATTACGGCAGCGCCGAGGCAGCGCTTGAAAGGCTTCCCGAACTCGCGGTGCGCGGCGGCGCCCGGAAGCGTTTTCGCGTGGCGAGCACGGTCGAGGCCGAAAGCGAACTGGCGGTGGCGGCCCGCCACAAGGGCCGGTTCGTCGCCATCGGCGAGCCGGATTACCCGCCGGCGCTGCGGGCCATCGACGGCGCACCGCCGCTTCTGGCCATGTGCGGCAGCGGCGATGTCGCGACCCGCCCCGCCGTCGGCATTGTCGGCGCCCGCAACGCCTCGGTGGCCGGCGCCAAGTTCACCGCCATGATCGCCAATGTCGCAGCCGGCGCCGGCTATACCGTGGTCTCGGGGCTGGCGCGTGGTATTGACGCCGCCGCCCACCGCGCGAGCCTGTTTCACGGAACGCTGGCCGTGATCGCCGGCGGCCTCGACCGCCCCTACCCGCCCGAAAACATCGAACTCTATCGCGAAATCTGCGGCGAAGGCGGCGTTGCCATCAGCGAAATGCCCTATGGGTGGGAGCCGCGCGCGCGCGACTTTCCGCGCCGCAACCGGCTGATCGCCGGCTGCTCGCTCGCCGTGGTCGTGATCGAGGCGGCGAACCGCTCGGGCTCGCTGATCACCGCGCGGCTTGCCAATGAATGCGGACGGCTGGTGCTGGCCGTGCCGGGCTCGCCGCTCGATCCGCGCGCGCATGGAACCAACGGGCTGATCAAGCAGGGCGCGATGATCGTGTGCAGCCCGGAGGATGTGCTGGAGGCGCTGGCGCCGCTGTCGCAGATGGAGCTGCCGATACGAGGCGGCGCGGATGAAGAGGAGGCGGAAGAGCCTCCGGCAGCAGCCCCCGATGATGACGATCGCGCACGGGTGGCCGAGGCGCTGGGTCCGAGCCCCTGCGAGATCGACGACCTGATACGCTTCAGCGGCGTGAACGCGGCCGCCGTTCAGCTGATTTTGCTCGAACTGGACCTCGCCGGCCGGCTGGCGCGCCACCCCGGAGGCAAAGTTTCACTGATCTGA
- a CDS encoding acyl-CoA dehydrogenase family protein has translation MADADIYKTLNQPRPWSNLNAFQSDPLLGDLTRALGRPLREEFDAIGRYVTSPEAQELAQMANTSLPQLKTHGPAGERLDTVSFHPAWHALMRRSMATGLHSLLWEPPRDADSRSKAHKLRAVRLFLSAQLECGHLEPLSSTSASLAVLAAAPQLRDEWAPKILSRKYDSTNRAQNQKTSATIGLAIAEKQAGSDMRAPVTKAHRVSEGVYRLSGHKWFVSAPMSDAFIMLADVEGKPGCFLVPRLLDEGRGNALRYQRLKDKLGLRSNAAAEVEFSDAFGFLLGPPDGGLRTILDMLTLMRLDSAVIASGLMRAAVAEAAHAARGRKVAGRALVVQPLMMRVLADLALDVAAAGALSFRLAESFDRARDSAEEAAYARVMTPVAKYWTTKIAPAVVAEAMETMGANGFIEDRPITRHYRDAPGLAMHDGAGNLMALDLRRVVEHGGELFEAVFQIIARDLGASGGKIVELLRAAMALCKSDESAARIFIEQLALAAGAAELYRLGAGRIADAFLETRLAAGWRSTYGMLDTRFDPSYIVELLFPEVD, from the coding sequence ATGGCCGACGCCGACATTTACAAGACTCTGAACCAGCCCAGGCCCTGGAGCAACCTGAACGCCTTCCAGTCGGACCCGCTGCTGGGTGATCTGACGCGCGCGCTGGGCCGACCGTTGCGCGAGGAGTTCGACGCGATCGGGCGCTACGTCACCTCGCCGGAGGCGCAGGAACTGGCGCAGATGGCCAATACCAGCCTGCCGCAGCTGAAGACGCACGGACCGGCGGGTGAGCGGCTCGATACCGTTTCGTTTCATCCGGCCTGGCATGCGCTGATGCGCCGCTCCATGGCCACGGGCCTGCATTCCCTGCTTTGGGAGCCGCCGCGCGATGCCGACTCGAGATCCAAGGCTCACAAGCTGCGCGCCGTCCGGCTGTTCCTCTCCGCCCAGCTTGAATGCGGCCATCTGGAGCCGCTGTCATCGACCTCTGCTTCGCTTGCGGTACTCGCAGCCGCCCCGCAACTGCGCGACGAATGGGCGCCGAAAATCCTGTCGCGCAAATATGATTCGACCAACCGCGCCCAGAACCAGAAGACCTCCGCCACCATCGGGTTGGCTATTGCCGAAAAGCAGGCCGGCAGCGACATGCGCGCGCCGGTCACCAAGGCGCACCGGGTCAGCGAAGGCGTCTACCGGCTCTCCGGCCACAAATGGTTCGTCTCCGCGCCGATGAGCGACGCTTTCATCATGCTTGCCGATGTCGAGGGCAAGCCCGGATGTTTCCTGGTGCCGCGTCTGCTCGACGAGGGGCGGGGCAATGCGCTGCGCTATCAGCGTCTCAAGGACAAGCTCGGGCTCAGATCCAATGCGGCCGCCGAGGTCGAATTCTCCGACGCTTTCGGATTCCTGCTCGGGCCGCCCGATGGCGGGCTCAGGACGATCCTCGACATGCTGACGCTGATGCGGCTCGACAGCGCCGTGATCGCCTCCGGGCTGATGCGCGCCGCCGTCGCCGAGGCGGCGCATGCGGCGCGGGGGCGGAAGGTCGCCGGCCGCGCGCTCGTGGTCCAGCCGCTGATGATGCGCGTGCTCGCCGATCTGGCGCTCGATGTCGCTGCCGCCGGCGCGCTTTCGTTCCGGCTTGCCGAAAGCTTCGACCGCGCCCGCGACAGCGCCGAGGAAGCGGCTTACGCCCGGGTGATGACCCCGGTCGCCAAATACTGGACCACCAAGATCGCGCCCGCCGTGGTGGCCGAGGCGATGGAGACGATGGGCGCCAACGGTTTCATCGAGGACCGGCCGATCACCCGTCACTATCGCGACGCGCCCGGCCTTGCGATGCACGACGGCGCCGGCAATCTGATGGCGCTCGATCTTCGCCGTGTCGTGGAACATGGCGGCGAGCTGTTTGAAGCCGTCTTCCAGATCATCGCCCGCGATCTCGGCGCCTCGGGCGGCAAGATCGTGGAATTGCTGCGCGCGGCGATGGCGCTGTGCAAGAGCGACGAGAGCGCCGCCCGGATATTCATCGAGCAACTGGCGCTCGCCGCCGGTGCCGCGGAACTCTACCGGCTCGGTGCCGGACGGATTGCAGATGCCTTCCTCGAAACCCGCCTCGCAGCCGGCTGGCGCTCCACCTATGGCATGCTCGATACCCGCTTCGACCCGAGCTATATCGTCGAATTGCTGTTTCCCGAAGTCGACTGA
- a CDS encoding dihydroorotase, which produces MKPLVLKNARIIDPSRNLDETGTIIVENGRIVAAGADARNQGTPDDAEIVDCNGLVATPGLVDAHVFVGEPGAEHTETIQSAGRAAAAGGITSFVMMPDTQPPIDDVALLEFVLKTARDKAVVNVYPAAALTKGLRGDEMTEIGMLKAQGAVAFANGRYSLSDNRVVRRAMTYARSFDAVVALEPRDRYLSETGVMNEGLFASWLGLSGTPREAEVIPLERDLRLATLTGARYHAALISVPESVEAIGVARNRGASVSSGISINHLTLNENDIGEYRTFFKLSPPLRQEEDRQKMVEALKDGLIDIIVSSHDPQDVDTKRLPFSDAEDGAIGLETMLAAALRLHHSGDVPLMRLIDAMSTRPAKLFDLDAGSLRPGAKADITLIDLDEPWVVKPDRLVSRSKNTTFENARFSGRAVRTYVGGIKVYQAD; this is translated from the coding sequence ATGAAGCCGCTCGTTCTCAAAAACGCCCGCATCATCGATCCGTCCCGCAACCTCGATGAAACCGGCACGATCATCGTCGAGAACGGCCGGATCGTCGCCGCCGGAGCCGATGCCCGCAACCAGGGAACGCCGGACGACGCCGAGATCGTCGACTGCAACGGCCTTGTCGCAACCCCCGGCCTCGTCGACGCCCATGTGTTCGTCGGCGAGCCCGGCGCGGAGCATACCGAAACCATCCAGTCGGCCGGGCGCGCGGCGGCGGCCGGCGGCATCACCTCGTTCGTGATGATGCCGGACACCCAGCCGCCGATCGATGACGTGGCGCTGCTCGAATTCGTACTGAAGACCGCGCGCGACAAGGCCGTCGTCAACGTCTATCCCGCCGCCGCCCTCACCAAGGGCCTCAGGGGCGACGAGATGACCGAGATCGGCATGCTGAAGGCGCAAGGCGCGGTCGCCTTCGCCAATGGCCGCTATTCGCTTTCCGACAACCGGGTGGTCAGACGCGCGATGACCTACGCCCGCTCGTTCGACGCGGTGGTGGCGCTGGAGCCGCGCGACCGCTACCTCTCCGAGACCGGCGTGATGAACGAGGGCCTGTTCGCAAGCTGGCTCGGCCTTTCCGGCACGCCGCGCGAGGCGGAAGTGATCCCGCTCGAGCGCGATCTGCGTCTGGCAACCCTCACCGGGGCCCGCTACCATGCCGCGCTGATTTCGGTTCCCGAATCGGTCGAGGCCATCGGCGTGGCGCGCAACCGCGGCGCCTCGGTTTCCAGCGGCATTTCGATCAATCACCTGACGCTGAACGAAAACGACATCGGCGAATACCGCACCTTCTTCAAGCTGTCGCCGCCGCTCCGGCAGGAAGAGGACCGGCAGAAGATGGTCGAGGCGCTGAAGGACGGGCTGATCGACATCATCGTCTCCTCGCACGACCCGCAGGATGTCGACACCAAGCGTCTGCCGTTTTCGGATGCGGAAGACGGCGCGATCGGCCTGGAGACCATGCTCGCCGCCGCCCTTCGCCTCCACCATAGCGGCGACGTGCCGCTGATGCGGCTGATCGATGCGATGTCGACCCGGCCGGCGAAACTGTTCGATCTCGATGCCGGCTCGCTTCGGCCCGGCGCAAAGGCCGATATCACCCTGATCGACCTCGACGAACCATGGGTGGTGAAGCCCGACCGGCTGGTTTCACGCTCGAAAAACACGACATTCGAAAATGCCCGCTTTTCCGGCCGGGCCGTCAGGACATATGTTGGCGGCATCAAGGTCTATCAGGCGGACTGA